In Desulfoferula mesophila, the genomic window GACGAGCCGGAGGGGAGCGGCCGAATTAACGCCTTAACGTTTTGTTAATGCGCTTTAACGAAATGTTCAGTCCTGGTTAAGCTGGGCGGTGAGCAGGCGGTCCAGGGCGTCGTTGAAGTTGCGACGGTCCTTGGGGCCGTAAGGGGCCGGGCCGCCGGTGATCACCCCGGTCTCGCGCAGGTCGCTCATGAAGTCGCGCATGCTAAGGCGCTCGCGCACGTTCTCCTCGGTGTACAGCTCGCCCCGGGGGTTGAGGCCCCAGGCCCCCTTGGCCACCACCTGGGCGGCCAGGGGCAGGTCGGTGGTTATCACCAGGTCGCCGGGCTGCAGGTGCTCGGCGATGTAGCGGTCGGCCGCGTCCATGTCGCCGGGCACCACCACCAGGCTCACCAGGGAGTTGGTGGGGCGGCCCACCTGGCGGTCGGCCACCATGGTCACCGGCACCTGCAGGCGCTGGGAGGCCTTGAAAACCACTTCCTTTACCGGCCGGGGGCAGCCGTCGGCGTCGATCCAAATACGCAAAACAAGTCCTATTCGAAAAGGTTAAGCCAGTCGCGGCGCATGCTCACCACGTCCCAGCCCTTTTGCCGGGCCAGCTCCAAGAGTTCCGGCCGGGTGTACACCGCCTCTTTGGGGTCGTCGTGGTCCACCACCAGCACCAGGTGGGTCAAGGGGTTGGCCCCGGCCATCCTGAGCAGCCAGGAATCGCCGGTGGAGTTGCCCGCGGCCAGCACCGGGGCCCGCCCGGCGGCGAAGTACATGTTCAGGGCCTTGTTGGCCCCC contains:
- a CDS encoding YaiI/YqxD family protein, with protein sequence MRIWIDADGCPRPVKEVVFKASQRLQVPVTMVADRQVGRPTNSLVSLVVVPGDMDAADRYIAEHLQPGDLVITTDLPLAAQVVAKGAWGLNPRGELYTEENVRERLSMRDFMSDLRETGVITGGPAPYGPKDRRNFNDALDRLLTAQLNQD